In Nitrospirota bacterium, a single genomic region encodes these proteins:
- the rfbD gene encoding dTDP-4-dehydrorhamnose reductase: MKVAFTGASGMLGYDIKNVFTDVELLPFTRIELDITSLDKSVTAIRDAKPDYLFHAAAFTDVDGSELDPEKAYLVNGIGARNITIACEEIKCPVIYISSDYVFDGTKGEPYNEWDKPNPVNKYGLSKLLGEQFVTSLTNRFYIVRTSWLFGRNGRNFVDTIIKLLSARDEIDVVNDQLGSPTYTYDLAMKLRELIGRGYGIYHVTNSSHCSWHEFAVEIANIKGINKKINPTTSDKFKRPAKRPSFSVLGNTMLKLEGIKELRHWKEALKTYLS, translated from the coding sequence GTGAAGGTCGCTTTCACCGGCGCAAGCGGGATGCTGGGCTATGATATTAAGAATGTTTTTACAGACGTCGAACTGCTCCCATTTACGCGCATCGAATTGGACATCACCAGTCTCGATAAATCCGTTACGGCGATTCGTGATGCAAAACCCGATTATTTGTTCCATGCAGCGGCTTTCACTGATGTGGATGGAAGCGAACTCGATCCTGAGAAGGCGTATCTTGTAAATGGCATCGGGGCCAGGAACATAACTATAGCGTGTGAAGAGATTAAATGCCCCGTAATTTACATCAGCTCGGATTATGTCTTTGACGGCACAAAAGGGGAGCCTTATAACGAATGGGACAAGCCTAATCCGGTTAACAAGTACGGACTCTCAAAACTTTTAGGCGAACAATTTGTAACATCGCTGACAAACAGATTTTATATTGTAAGGACCTCGTGGCTTTTCGGCAGGAACGGCAGGAATTTTGTCGATACGATAATAAAACTTTTATCGGCAAGGGACGAGATAGATGTGGTCAATGATCAACTCGGCTCTCCTACTTACACATATGACCTTGCGATGAAACTCAGGGAACTTATCGGCCGGGGTTACGGCATATACCATGTAACGAATTCATCACATTGTTCGTGGCATGAATTCGCAGTCGAGATAGCAAATATAAAAGGCATCAACAAGAAGATCAATCCAACTACTTCCGATAAATTTAAAAGACCCGCTAAAAGGCCTTCCTTTTCCGTGCTTGGAAATACCATGCTCAAACTTGAGGGCATAAAAGAATTGAGACACTGGAAAGAGGCGCTGAAGACTTATTTAAGTTGA